CGAAGCGCATCAGTTTGTGTTTTATACCAATACGCAAAGCGACAAAGGGGTGCAGCTCAGCCATAACCCTGCCGTAGCCCTGACCTTCCTCTGGCTCGAATTGGAGCGCCAAGTGCGTATTGAAGGTACGGCAACCTTGCTAGACGAGGCCACCGCCACGGCCTACTTCCAAAGCCGCCCACGTGAGAGTCAGCTAGGTGCTTGGGCTTCGCCACAAAGCCGGCATATCCCGGGGCGGAAGTTTTTGGAGCAGAACTTTGCCGAGATGCAAGCCCAGTTTGCCGCCGAAGACCTGATTCCTAAACCTGATTTTTGGGGGGGATACCAAGTCAAACCTACCCGTATAGAGTTTTGGCAAGGCCGTAGCAGCCGCTTACACGACCGCGTCCTCTATACAATTGATGCTCAGGGGCAATGGCAAAAACAACTGCTTGCACCCTAAGCGCTGAGGCTCATTTGGAGGTAAAATGAGACTTAGCCTACAGGGTTTGAAAAATATCCAGTGGCCTGAGGATTTCCTTAACTAAACGAAGCCCGAAACTCCAATGGTGTCAGGCCGGTTTTGTTTTTAAATAACTTGCTAAAAGACTGTGGGTATTCAAAGCCTAATTGGTAGGCTATTTCGCTGACAGTCAAACCCGTAGTAGTTAAAATCTCTTTGGCTTTTTCAATCAGTTTTTCGTGGATATGCTGTTGGGTGTTTCTTCCTGTAATATTGCGCAACATATCACTTAAATAAGCAGACGAAACACTCAGCTCGCTGGCTAATTTTTCGACAGTTGGCAATGTCAAATCTGAATTATTGGCAAAATGATGCCCCAAGATGCTTTCAAAATTTATGAGCAGGTCATTGCTTGCCATTTTCCGAGTGATAAACTGCCTGTTATAAAAGCGATTGCAATAACTCAGGAGCAACTCGATATTCGATACAATGACATCTTGGCTGAAATTATCTATTCTTGAACTGATTTCTTTTTGGATGTTTTGTACCAACGTTTCTATTGTTTTTTCTTCTTCCTCCGAAAGATGCAGCGCTTCGTTTGCTGCATACGAAAAGAAGCCATAATTTTTGATTGTCTTACTCAATGGATATTGCCGAATCAAGTCGGGATGAAATATGAGCGACCAACCTACACTTTTGTTCATCTCCTCCTTGTCTATGCTGATAATTTGGCCGGGGGCAAGAAAAGACATCGTTCCTTCGTCAAAATCATAATTTGTTTTCCCGTATTTCAGTACCCCTTTGAAGTTCTTTTTGATGGTCGCATTGTAAAACTCAAATAGTAATTTTTGAGTTTGATGCAAGATTTTCATTTGTGCGTGGTCAATGATGGTAATCAAAGGATTCAAAGGGCTCGACAAGCCAAGAAATGTGTGTAGCTCCTTTTGGTCGAGCGTTCCCATATAGCCGAAAAACCCTTTTCCGCCAAAGTTCATTGTACCCAAGCAAAGCGTTGAAACTTTCAAGCCTGTGTTTCCTAAGATTTTGTACTTCATCATTTTAAATTTAATTGTGAAGTACAAAGGTGGCGGGAATAAAAGCGCCGGATGTGTCCAAAATGAAGTCGTTT
The nucleotide sequence above comes from Eisenibacter elegans DSM 3317. Encoded proteins:
- a CDS encoding helix-turn-helix domain-containing protein; amino-acid sequence: MMKYKILGNTGLKVSTLCLGTMNFGGKGFFGYMGTLDQKELHTFLGLSSPLNPLITIIDHAQMKILHQTQKLLFEFYNATIKKNFKGVLKYGKTNYDFDEGTMSFLAPGQIISIDKEEMNKSVGWSLIFHPDLIRQYPLSKTIKNYGFFSYAANEALHLSEEEEKTIETLVQNIQKEISSRIDNFSQDVIVSNIELLLSYCNRFYNRQFITRKMASNDLLINFESILGHHFANNSDLTLPTVEKLASELSVSSAYLSDMLRNITGRNTQQHIHEKLIEKAKEILTTTGLTVSEIAYQLGFEYPQSFSKLFKNKTGLTPLEFRASFS
- the pdxH gene encoding pyridoxamine 5'-phosphate oxidase, with product MQTAAQLAQLRRDYSLRTFSIDDAAADPLQQFDLWMQEALQAEVPEPNAMTLSTVRPNGTPSARVVLLKGIEAHQFVFYTNTQSDKGVQLSHNPAVALTFLWLELERQVRIEGTATLLDEATATAYFQSRPRESQLGAWASPQSRHIPGRKFLEQNFAEMQAQFAAEDLIPKPDFWGGYQVKPTRIEFWQGRSSRLHDRVLYTIDAQGQWQKQLLAP